A stretch of the Methanobacterium veterum genome encodes the following:
- the galU gene encoding UTP--glucose-1-phosphate uridylyltransferase GalU, with amino-acid sequence MKAVIPAAGLGTRFLPATKAQPKEMLPVFNKPTIQYVVEEAVASGIDDILIITGKGKRSIEDHFDRAFELEYFLKNGGKTDYLKEVEYISELADIYYVRQKKQKGLGDAISCAKKHIDGDPFAVLLGDTIAQSDVPCTKQLMDVYDKYESSVIAIEEVPDEKVERYGIIKGSKINDSLYKIEDLVEKPKLADAPSNLGIIGRYLLTPDIFDHIDAVEPGVGGEIQLTDALRHLDESYGCIFNGKLHDIGNTVDWLKSSIEIAMENEDVKKELLEHLSNLLK; translated from the coding sequence ATGAAAGCGGTGATACCGGCTGCTGGACTTGGTACAAGGTTTTTACCTGCAACAAAGGCGCAACCAAAAGAAATGCTTCCCGTGTTTAATAAACCAACAATACAATACGTAGTTGAAGAAGCTGTGGCTTCTGGAATAGATGATATACTGATAATCACAGGAAAAGGTAAACGATCCATTGAAGATCATTTTGACAGAGCTTTTGAATTAGAATACTTCCTTAAAAATGGTGGAAAAACTGATTATCTCAAGGAAGTAGAATACATATCTGAACTCGCGGATATTTATTATGTAAGGCAGAAAAAGCAGAAAGGACTTGGAGATGCAATATCTTGTGCAAAAAAACACATCGACGGCGATCCATTTGCGGTTTTGCTCGGAGATACTATAGCTCAATCTGATGTTCCATGTACAAAGCAGCTTATGGATGTTTATGATAAATATGAGTCTTCAGTAATTGCTATAGAAGAAGTTCCTGATGAAAAAGTAGAAAGGTATGGTATAATCAAGGGATCTAAAATTAATGATTCTCTTTATAAAATTGAAGACCTGGTTGAAAAACCTAAATTGGCAGATGCACCTTCCAATTTAGGAATTATAGGAAGATATTTACTCACTCCTGATATTTTTGATCATATCGATGCAGTTGAACCGGGTGTCGGTGGCGAAATCCAACTCACAGATGCTTTAAGGCATTTAGATGAAAGTTACGGTTGTATATTCAACGGTAAACTTCACGATATTGGGAATACCGTTGACTGGCTTAAAAGCTCAATTGAAATTGCAATGGAAAATGAAGATGTTAAGAAAGAATTACTAGAGCATTTAAGCAATCTTCTAAAATAA
- a CDS encoding glycosyltransferase family 2 protein yields MKISIVIPALNEEGIVGKTVKSVPVEKLKNNGLDVEIVVVDNASTDNTASEAREAGARVVYGEKRGYGNAYLKGFSEAEGDIVVMGDADGTYPFEMTYEFIQPILKGEADFVMGSRLNGDIKEGAMPALHRYIGNPFLTWVLNVLFKAGISDAHCGMRAIKKDVLDDLNLKSSGMEFASEMVIEAARKNVRMTEIPITYYPREGESKLSSFSDGWRHLRFMMLYRPTPFLLGPGLIVLVVGIALTLGVLFGFQSRRHTLILGSLLLIIGYQMLLAWIQFGAFGMVHGITGTSGTIKKFVNYHSLGRELFLGILLLVCGIIVGFKVLFSWQAVGFGALSEIQFATLALILSILGIQTIFSGMFLSLLLLNSDYDD; encoded by the coding sequence ATGAAGATTTCGATTGTTATCCCTGCATTAAATGAAGAGGGAATTGTTGGTAAAACAGTTAAATCTGTTCCTGTTGAAAAATTAAAGAATAATGGGCTTGATGTTGAGATAGTAGTGGTAGATAATGCATCAACTGATAACACTGCTTCAGAAGCACGTGAAGCTGGAGCAAGAGTGGTATATGGAGAAAAAAGAGGATATGGTAATGCTTATTTAAAAGGGTTTTCTGAAGCAGAAGGAGACATAGTTGTAATGGGAGATGCAGACGGTACATATCCTTTTGAAATGACATATGAATTTATTCAACCTATTTTAAAGGGAGAAGCTGATTTTGTAATGGGTTCCAGGCTTAATGGAGATATAAAAGAGGGAGCCATGCCTGCACTTCACAGATATATAGGTAACCCTTTTCTTACATGGGTTTTAAATGTTTTATTTAAAGCCGGAATTTCTGATGCCCATTGTGGAATGAGGGCCATAAAAAAAGATGTTCTTGATGATTTAAACCTTAAAAGCAGTGGAATGGAATTTGCTTCAGAGATGGTAATTGAAGCCGCTAGAAAAAATGTTAGAATGACTGAAATTCCAATTACCTATTATCCTAGAGAAGGTGAATCAAAGCTAAGTTCTTTTTCAGATGGTTGGAGACACCTGAGGTTTATGATGCTTTACAGGCCAACACCGTTCCTTTTAGGGCCGGGCCTGATAGTACTGGTTGTAGGTATAGCTTTAACTCTTGGAGTTCTTTTTGGATTCCAGTCCCGGCGGCATACTTTAATTTTAGGCAGTTTACTGCTTATTATAGGTTATCAAATGCTTCTGGCATGGATACAATTTGGAGCATTTGGAATGGTACATGGAATCACTGGAACCTCTGGAACAATAAAGAAATTTGTGAATTACCATTCACTTGGAAGAGAACTATTTTTAGGGATTCTTCTTTTAGTCTGCGGGATAATTGTAGGGTTTAAAGTACTCTTCAGCTGGCAGGCAGTAGGATTTGGAGCTCTCTCTGAGATTCAGTTTGCTACACTGGCTCTGATATTATCAATCTTAGGAATTCAGACTATATTTTCAGGAATGTTCTTGAGCTTGCTGCTGTTAAACAGTGACTATGACGATTAA
- a CDS encoding glycosyltransferase family 4 protein, which yields MKIAFIYDAVYPFITGGAEKRVYELARRLVQRGHDVHWYGVGWWWPEKGQKDIEMEGIHLHGVCKPMDLYNCERRSINEAVYFAVCLLPKLGRENFDVIDCQGFPFFSCFTAKINSLFIGSPLIITLHEVWNDYWYEYLGKAGFFGKLVEKLMVNLTGRIITVSKKTKSDLKAIKSSENSIVIPNGIDFNYISKISPADEKSDVIFAGRLIKEKNVGILIKAISDVKEKIPDVKCCIIGDGPERTKLEKLVQELNIQNNVEFKGFIKDYDDLISYMKSSEVFVLPSTREGFGIVVIEANACGLPVVVVDHKMNAASDLIINNKNGIVSSFSKENIAENIINMINKKKEMQNDCIQTSKEYDWDKIVDKLEEFYKS from the coding sequence ATGAAAATTGCTTTTATTTATGATGCTGTTTATCCTTTTATAACTGGAGGGGCGGAAAAAAGAGTCTATGAACTGGCAAGACGGCTTGTTCAAAGGGGTCATGATGTCCACTGGTATGGTGTCGGCTGGTGGTGGCCTGAAAAAGGGCAAAAAGATATTGAAATGGAAGGAATTCATTTACATGGTGTCTGCAAACCTATGGATCTATATAATTGTGAAAGAAGATCTATAAATGAAGCTGTTTATTTTGCGGTATGCCTCCTCCCAAAACTTGGAAGAGAAAATTTTGATGTTATTGACTGCCAGGGATTTCCTTTCTTTTCATGTTTTACTGCTAAAATAAATTCTTTATTCATTGGTTCTCCACTTATAATTACATTACATGAAGTATGGAATGATTACTGGTATGAATATCTTGGAAAAGCAGGATTTTTTGGCAAATTAGTTGAAAAATTAATGGTTAATCTTACCGGCAGGATTATAACAGTTTCTAAGAAAACAAAATCTGATTTAAAGGCGATTAAATCCTCTGAAAATTCGATAGTTATTCCTAATGGTATTGATTTTAATTATATCTCTAAAATAAGTCCTGCAGATGAAAAATCAGATGTTATATTTGCAGGCAGGTTAATCAAAGAAAAAAATGTTGGGATATTAATTAAAGCCATCTCTGATGTAAAAGAGAAAATTCCAGATGTAAAATGCTGTATAATAGGCGACGGTCCAGAAAGGACAAAACTCGAGAAACTGGTACAAGAACTTAATATACAGAATAATGTTGAATTTAAAGGGTTTATAAAAGATTATGATGACCTAATTTCCTACATGAAGTCTTCTGAAGTTTTTGTTTTGCCTTCAACAAGGGAAGGGTTTGGAATAGTTGTAATTGAAGCAAATGCATGCGGACTTCCAGTTGTAGTGGTAGACCACAAAATGAATGCTGCATCTGACCTTATAATTAATAATAAGAATGGAATTGTATCTAGTTTTTCTAAAGAGAATATTGCAGAGAATATAATTAATATGATTAACAAAAAGAAAGAAATGCAGAATGATTGTATTCAAACTTCAAAGGAATATGATTGGGATAAAATAGTAGATAAACTGGAAGAATTTTATAAAAGTTAA
- a CDS encoding glycosyltransferase family 4 protein, whose amino-acid sequence MKIVQTPVRFYPFIGGVENYVYYLSKELVKLGQDITIICANEPVSKKQEVIDGITVKRLSYFGKIANTNITPQLPFALSREEFDVIHTHVPTPWSADWSNITSKFKKKPLVVTYHNDIIGNGIANYIAGFYNSTALKSLLGQADKIIITQPNYLYSSPYLGNYEDKIEVIPNGVDVDKFKPLDVEKQENSIFFLSLLDEFHKYKGLDYLLNALKIVKLEIEDVKLIVGGKGKLLDYYRSMVNEMGLGDNVEFHGFIPDEKIVEYYSKCSVFILPSISSKQEGFGIVALEALACETPVISTEIVGVAADVKESNSGIIVPPKDIDKLADAILKILSNKDSSFKMGFNGRRLVEEKYTWAGIAKMAEKVYKELL is encoded by the coding sequence ATGAAGATAGTTCAAACGCCTGTTAGGTTTTACCCGTTTATAGGCGGTGTGGAAAATTATGTATATTATTTATCAAAGGAACTGGTTAAATTAGGCCAGGATATTACTATTATTTGTGCAAATGAACCTGTTTCAAAAAAACAAGAAGTTATTGATGGTATCACAGTAAAAAGACTTTCTTATTTTGGTAAAATTGCAAATACTAATATAACTCCGCAGTTGCCATTTGCACTGTCAAGAGAAGAATTTGATGTTATTCATACCCATGTACCTACTCCTTGGAGTGCTGATTGGAGTAATATAACCTCTAAATTTAAAAAAAAGCCTTTAGTTGTTACTTATCATAATGATATAATTGGGAATGGTATTGCAAATTATATTGCGGGATTTTATAATTCCACTGCTTTAAAATCGTTGCTGGGCCAAGCAGATAAAATAATAATTACTCAACCTAATTATCTGTATTCATCTCCTTATCTGGGAAATTATGAGGATAAGATTGAAGTTATACCAAATGGAGTTGATGTAGATAAATTTAAACCGCTTGATGTGGAAAAACAGGAAAACAGCATATTTTTCCTGAGCCTCTTAGATGAATTTCACAAATATAAGGGTCTGGACTATTTATTAAATGCATTAAAAATAGTAAAACTTGAAATAGAAGACGTAAAATTAATAGTTGGTGGAAAAGGTAAGTTACTGGACTATTACCGCAGCATGGTAAATGAAATGGGCTTGGGGGACAATGTTGAATTCCATGGTTTTATTCCAGATGAGAAAATTGTGGAATATTACAGTAAATGCAGTGTTTTTATACTGCCATCAATCTCATCAAAACAGGAAGGTTTTGGTATTGTTGCCCTTGAGGCGCTTGCATGTGAAACTCCGGTGATAAGCACAGAGATTGTTGGTGTAGCAGCTGATGTCAAAGAAAGTAATTCTGGGATTATTGTACCGCCTAAAGATATAGATAAACTTGCAGATGCAATACTTAAAATATTATCTAACAAAGATTCATCCTTCAAAATGGGATTTAATGGAAGAAGACTTGTAGAAGAAAAGTATACCTGGGCAGGTATTGCTAAAATGGCTGAAAAGGTTTATAAAGAGTTACTATAA
- a CDS encoding DUF2206 domain-containing protein: protein MLDNINNFGIKKWLITLISILFITDILIILDIPFLREFMAFVTFITVPGILILHVLKLNKIEFIKKIVLVIGLSVAFLIFMGLLLNSLYPVILKPLSLTPVLILSNVILIILAFTSYLRNRNDFNLNDFLNLNINLNGKLASPLIFPALFPFMAVFGTSLMNLTQNNFILIAMLLLIPAYIIAITILKDKIPGATYPFAIWTISLSLLIMNGLTSFHLIGRDVHYEYYSFQLALQSFHWDINTYLNPYNACLSITILPTVLQSLSNLSAEYIFKIFSLIGSFIPLVVYVVSKKYLRNKYAFFAGLLFSFQLFFVYLLGAVRQEVAILFFFLAIMVLFAADMSKNTKKILFVIFMSSVIVSHYTTAYISFVLVLPILLMPFFKGLVVDKKLKFTNFDVIVLLFLFILVWYILFAKVQASAGSQVIQSTIAGTSLDRGDYVLGVLGIVLKSVPNAISVIVHDLIFVTIGVGLLTILRNYKKFTEKIDPEYIVAIFVSIILLVLFLVLPYISVAYDAVRLFFQLLIFLAPVFIIGAMKIAKIIKRPKWDILIILVLLLSLFSCATYLQYHFCGEPYSPDYDANGLVRNEGYIYNQEVVGATWLKDHYMDNYTTYSEGRGLIVFLTAYGNDSTSMNLNNSIFSWNKTVNSGYIYLGYLNVNKNEVLPVYTNLNVQNMSNYSNLFLRKSKIYDNGGSQIWL from the coding sequence ATGCTTGACAATATAAATAATTTTGGAATTAAAAAATGGCTTATAACTCTTATTTCTATACTTTTTATAACAGATATCCTAATAATTTTAGATATTCCATTTTTAAGAGAGTTTATGGCATTTGTCACTTTTATTACTGTTCCGGGAATACTGATTCTTCATGTACTGAAATTAAATAAAATAGAATTTATTAAAAAAATAGTGCTTGTGATAGGTTTAAGTGTAGCATTCCTTATATTCATGGGCTTGCTGTTAAATAGTCTTTACCCGGTTATATTAAAACCATTATCTTTAACGCCGGTACTTATTTTATCCAATGTAATTTTGATAATTCTGGCATTTACCTCATACTTGAGGAATAGAAATGACTTTAATTTAAATGATTTTTTAAATTTAAATATTAATTTAAATGGTAAATTAGCTTCGCCCTTAATTTTTCCAGCGTTATTCCCATTTATGGCAGTTTTTGGCACTTCTTTGATGAATTTAACCCAGAATAATTTTATTTTGATTGCAATGTTACTTTTAATTCCAGCTTATATCATTGCAATAACTATTTTAAAGGATAAAATTCCCGGTGCTACTTACCCATTTGCTATCTGGACAATTTCCCTGAGTTTGCTGATAATGAACGGGCTCACTTCCTTTCATTTAATAGGTAGAGATGTTCATTATGAATATTATTCTTTCCAGCTGGCTCTTCAAAGCTTCCATTGGGATATAAATACTTACTTAAACCCTTATAATGCATGTTTAAGCATTACAATACTACCTACTGTTCTACAGTCCCTTTCTAATCTTAGCGCGGAGTATATTTTTAAGATATTCAGTTTAATAGGGTCATTTATCCCTCTGGTAGTGTATGTGGTATCTAAAAAATACCTTAGGAATAAATATGCGTTTTTTGCGGGCTTACTTTTCTCTTTCCAGCTGTTCTTTGTATATCTTTTAGGGGCAGTAAGACAAGAGGTAGCAATTTTATTCTTCTTTTTGGCAATAATGGTTTTATTTGCAGCAGACATGAGTAAAAATACAAAAAAGATATTATTTGTTATTTTCATGTCTTCAGTAATTGTTTCTCATTATACTACTGCATATATCTCATTTGTCCTTGTTTTACCTATACTGTTAATGCCTTTCTTTAAAGGACTAGTTGTTGATAAGAAACTTAAATTTACAAATTTTGATGTAATCGTTCTATTATTCTTATTTATTCTGGTATGGTACATTTTATTTGCAAAAGTGCAAGCAAGTGCAGGTAGTCAAGTAATTCAATCGACTATAGCAGGTACGTCACTTGATAGGGGAGATTATGTCCTTGGAGTTCTGGGTATCGTGCTTAAGTCTGTTCCAAATGCCATAAGCGTGATCGTACATGATTTAATCTTTGTTACCATAGGAGTGGGCCTTTTAACTATACTGCGGAACTATAAAAAGTTTACAGAAAAAATTGATCCAGAGTATATAGTTGCAATATTTGTATCTATAATACTGCTGGTGCTGTTCCTTGTCCTGCCGTATATATCAGTGGCTTATGATGCTGTAAGGTTATTCTTCCAGCTATTAATCTTTTTAGCCCCTGTTTTTATTATAGGGGCAATGAAAATTGCAAAAATTATTAAAAGACCAAAATGGGATATTTTAATAATATTGGTGCTACTGCTTTCTCTATTTTCATGTGCAACATATCTTCAATATCATTTTTGTGGGGAACCATATTCACCAGACTATGATGCAAATGGGCTTGTTAGAAATGAAGGGTATATCTATAATCAAGAAGTAGTAGGGGCAACATGGCTTAAAGATCATTATATGGATAATTATACTACTTACTCTGAAGGTAGGGGATTAATAGTATTTTTAACTGCATATGGTAATGACAGCACCAGCATGAATTTAAATAATTCAATATTCAGCTGGAATAAAACTGTAAATAGTGGATATATTTATTTAGGGTATTTGAATGTCAATAAAAACGAAGTACTACCAGTATACACTAATTTAAATGTTCAAAATATGAGCAATTACTCAAATCTATTTTTAAGAAAGAGTAAAATTTATGACAATGGAGGAAGCCAGATATGGCTGTAG
- a CDS encoding glycosyltransferase family 4 protein, with product MAVDKDLKSSKILFIHHTAMWYRKPFFRMLSKIYDVKYLFTNVEGYNKTYDTDLSQRIEGLEGVNYEVVKNYFGIAFGAIKETMGEYDVFVGGSWDTPTDLIETLFYFIVVKLRRKPFILWREDWDWNVKSLKRSFVKFMAGFIGRNVDAILVPGSKHREFFTSLGVSSDNIFIMPNVSNIKSNDKDFQNRENIRKELNLENKKVILYVGRLIDLKGVDYLIKAFYKLGKDCKDIVLLVVGEGPEKSKLESLAEELGVNNSVIFTGNIDNSLLGGYYLLSNVFVLPSITTYFADACPLVVNEAMYFAKPVITSDAVGTTFMIQNGKNGYVVPERDADSLCNAICKIISDPDLEKKMGNESKNVIEEGFKYKNMVDGFTSALEHVMKRKK from the coding sequence ATGGCTGTAGATAAAGATCTAAAGAGTTCAAAAATCCTTTTCATTCATCATACTGCTATGTGGTACCGGAAACCTTTTTTTCGGATGTTAAGCAAGATTTATGATGTTAAATATTTGTTTACCAACGTTGAAGGCTATAATAAAACATATGACACTGATTTGTCTCAAAGGATCGAGGGACTGGAAGGAGTAAACTATGAAGTAGTTAAAAATTATTTTGGAATAGCCTTTGGTGCAATTAAGGAAACTATGGGAGAATATGATGTATTTGTTGGAGGAAGCTGGGATACTCCCACAGATCTTATAGAAACATTATTTTATTTCATTGTTGTTAAACTACGAAGGAAACCTTTTATTCTATGGAGGGAAGACTGGGACTGGAATGTCAAATCTCTTAAAAGATCCTTTGTTAAATTTATGGCAGGTTTTATAGGTAGGAACGTAGATGCTATACTTGTACCGGGTTCTAAGCACAGGGAATTTTTCACATCACTTGGCGTCTCATCTGATAATATTTTTATAATGCCCAACGTGAGCAATATAAAGTCAAATGATAAAGACTTCCAAAATAGGGAAAATATAAGGAAAGAACTTAATCTGGAAAATAAAAAGGTTATTTTGTATGTGGGACGTTTAATAGATCTTAAAGGTGTAGACTATTTAATAAAAGCTTTTTATAAGCTTGGTAAAGATTGTAAAGATATTGTTTTACTTGTTGTTGGTGAAGGGCCGGAAAAGTCAAAATTGGAATCGCTTGCAGAAGAACTTGGTGTAAATAATAGTGTTATTTTCACTGGAAATATTGACAACAGTCTCCTTGGCGGATATTATTTATTGTCCAATGTCTTTGTACTGCCTTCAATAACTACCTATTTTGCAGATGCATGTCCACTTGTGGTTAACGAAGCCATGTATTTTGCAAAACCAGTAATTACAAGTGATGCAGTTGGGACCACGTTTATGATTCAAAATGGCAAAAATGGGTATGTAGTCCCTGAAAGGGATGCAGATTCACTGTGTAATGCCATATGTAAAATAATATCTGACCCTGATTTAGAGAAAAAAATGGGTAATGAGTCGAAGAATGTAATTGAGGAAGGGTTTAAATATAAAAATATGGTTGATGGTTTTACAAGTGCACTGGAACACGTGATGAAAAGAAAAAAGTGA
- a CDS encoding flippase, with amino-acid sequence MKEYKLFVQRIGLVGITNILISLSSLILLPVLSKNLSIQDYGIWGMFNTTITFVPLLVNLGLPYSMVRFLAVKHDKSEIREEFYSISILMLFMGIIAALVLLLFSKPIAVKIFAGNVTVAMLLAASVLVFIVYNSFATYFRTFQQMKVFSLLSLLQVYSMVAVIILMIGFGYKIDGVVFGYFVSQIIVALIAIAFAVRQVGIKFPRFKNIKEYLSFGIPTVPGNLSSYMVEFSDRYVIAILLGTAFVGYYNPGYTLGSVLTMFAAPFTFLLPSLLAAYYDKNSIDEVKIHLQYSLKYFLLITIPAVFGISFLSKPLLVILSTQEIALQGYLVTPFVALGALLFGIYGIISQILVLEKKTKIIGYLWMVTAVINLGLTIILVPHFGIIAAAISTLIAYIFACVITIYYSLKYIKFEFDLKFTFKSIIASILMSLLIILINPNNVLGIIITIAVCSAAYLVIILLLKGISPDELTFFKKLAGK; translated from the coding sequence TTGAAAGAATATAAACTATTTGTGCAGAGAATTGGTCTGGTTGGGATAACAAATATATTAATAAGCTTAAGTTCGCTTATTTTGTTACCTGTTTTAAGTAAAAACCTTTCAATTCAAGATTATGGGATTTGGGGGATGTTTAATACAACAATTACCTTTGTACCTCTGCTGGTTAATTTAGGACTTCCCTATTCAATGGTTAGATTTTTAGCGGTCAAGCATGATAAAAGTGAAATAAGAGAAGAATTTTATTCAATATCGATTTTAATGTTATTTATGGGTATAATCGCTGCATTGGTACTTTTACTGTTTTCAAAACCAATAGCAGTAAAAATTTTCGCAGGTAATGTCACAGTAGCTATGCTGCTGGCTGCAAGTGTTCTGGTATTTATTGTTTATAACTCATTTGCTACCTACTTCAGGACATTTCAACAAATGAAAGTTTTTTCATTGCTTTCCCTGCTGCAGGTCTACTCTATGGTAGCTGTGATAATATTGATGATAGGATTTGGTTATAAAATAGATGGTGTAGTATTTGGGTATTTTGTTTCTCAGATTATTGTAGCTTTAATTGCAATAGCATTCGCTGTACGCCAGGTTGGAATCAAATTTCCTAGATTTAAAAATATCAAAGAATATCTATCATTTGGTATACCAACTGTCCCTGGAAATTTATCCAGTTATATGGTTGAGTTCAGCGATCGCTATGTAATTGCGATTTTACTTGGGACTGCATTTGTAGGTTATTATAATCCGGGATATACGTTAGGTAGTGTATTAACGATGTTTGCAGCACCATTTACTTTTCTTTTACCTTCTTTATTAGCTGCTTATTATGATAAAAATAGTATTGATGAAGTAAAAATTCACCTGCAGTATTCCCTTAAATATTTTTTACTGATAACCATACCTGCAGTTTTTGGCATATCATTCCTATCAAAACCGCTGCTCGTCATACTGTCAACACAGGAAATAGCTTTACAAGGATATTTAGTTACACCCTTCGTTGCTTTAGGTGCATTATTATTTGGTATCTACGGTATTATAAGTCAGATATTAGTTTTAGAAAAGAAAACAAAAATAATAGGTTATTTATGGATGGTTACAGCTGTTATTAATTTAGGTTTAACTATAATACTTGTACCTCATTTTGGTATCATAGCGGCAGCAATTAGCACATTGATTGCTTACATATTTGCCTGTGTAATTACCATCTATTACTCTTTAAAGTACATTAAATTCGAATTTGATCTAAAATTTACATTTAAAAGTATCATTGCATCTATTTTGATGTCACTTCTAATTATATTGATTAACCCTAATAATGTCCTGGGGATAATAATAACTATTGCTGTATGTTCTGCAGCCTATTTGGTTATTATTCTTTTATTAAAGGGTATTTCACCTGATGAACTGACATTCTTCAAAAAATTAGCTGGAAAATGA
- a CDS encoding UDP-N-acetylglucosamine 4,6-dehydratase family protein → MESFYKDKVVLVTGGTGSIGSEIVKKLLEHGPKVVRVLDNNETSLFELEHDLNSDKIRTLMGDIRDKERLMRAFEGVDIVFHAGALKHVPLCEFNPFDAVKTNVIGTQNVLNAALDQGVSKVIVISTDKAVNPINVMGATKLLAERLTISANNYTGDKETVFSCVRFGNVLDSRGSVVPLFKSQIKKGGPVTITSPDMTRFIMGIPQAVQLILKAGEISEGKEIFILKMPALNIVDLAEVMIEEFAPLYGYKPEDIEIQIIGKRIGEKTYEELMTEDETVNAVDQGKLYIINSQKNSDESAVYTTDLVKNEEIQTENGMISAVNQLNILDVKDNEACSVYNSDLVEKLSKEEIKEIIRDFCLKN, encoded by the coding sequence ATGGAATCATTTTATAAAGATAAAGTAGTACTTGTTACTGGTGGAACTGGCTCCATTGGTAGTGAAATTGTTAAAAAACTTTTAGAACATGGCCCCAAAGTAGTTCGTGTTTTAGATAATAATGAAACCAGTTTATTTGAATTGGAACATGATTTAAATTCAGATAAAATCAGGACATTAATGGGAGATATAAGAGATAAAGAAAGGTTAATGCGCGCTTTTGAAGGTGTGGATATAGTATTTCATGCAGGAGCACTTAAACATGTCCCATTATGTGAATTTAACCCATTTGATGCGGTTAAAACAAATGTTATAGGCACTCAAAATGTCTTAAATGCTGCCTTAGATCAGGGAGTCAGTAAAGTAATAGTTATTAGCACAGATAAAGCAGTTAATCCTATAAATGTTATGGGAGCAACTAAACTCTTAGCAGAACGCTTAACCATATCTGCCAACAATTATACTGGTGATAAGGAGACTGTTTTTTCATGTGTAAGATTTGGAAATGTGCTTGATTCTAGAGGATCAGTTGTTCCTCTCTTTAAAAGCCAGATTAAAAAAGGAGGACCAGTTACAATAACTTCCCCAGATATGACCCGTTTTATCATGGGTATTCCGCAGGCAGTTCAACTGATTCTTAAGGCTGGTGAAATTTCAGAAGGTAAAGAAATTTTCATCTTAAAAATGCCTGCATTAAATATTGTAGACCTTGCAGAGGTTATGATTGAGGAATTTGCTCCATTGTATGGTTATAAACCTGAAGATATAGAAATACAGATAATTGGTAAACGCATAGGAGAAAAAACCTACGAAGAATTAATGACAGAAGATGAAACAGTTAATGCAGTAGATCAAGGAAAATTATACATTATAAATTCCCAAAAAAATAGCGATGAAAGCGCTGTTTATACTACTGATTTAGTTAAAAATGAAGAAATACAAACAGAAAATGGAATGATTAGTGCAGTGAATCAATTAAACATATTAGATGTTAAAGATAATGAAGCCTGTTCTGTTTATAACTCTGATTTAGTTGAAAAACTATCAAAAGAAGAAATAAAAGAGATTATAAGGGACTTCTGTCTTAAAAACTAA